A window of Thermovibrio guaymasensis contains these coding sequences:
- the dnaN gene encoding DNA polymerase III subunit beta, whose protein sequence is MKIRIKKDKIRDAAKIAASAADKRGAIPILANILLEAEDNLLRLTATNLEIGVSTVVDCIVEEEGKATVNASKAVRLFSSLTGEELTLEREEGKVVVKSVNSRFSLASLPPEEFPEVEVPEDFSVKLPSDEIDKALKKVSYAAGKDEAKYILTGVLLRSFGDRFHAVATDGHRLALYEVFVESEEWSAIIPKKSLSELKRLLREGNEVEIVEKHNKIYFRSGDTVMWSSLIEGEYPDYTKVIPEGNSKVFTVDRGEFLSALKEVSVIFDREEVRAVIFDLTENSLRLTAKSLEGETSEEAEVVIPVEYSGEPFRIGFNIAHMIESIGSFDGDSITVHMEEPVSPVLVTSQEEPQLKNVIMPMKV, encoded by the coding sequence ATGAAAATAAGGATTAAAAAAGATAAGATCAGGGATGCAGCGAAAATTGCCGCTTCGGCCGCCGATAAGAGGGGAGCAATTCCCATCCTTGCAAACATCCTCCTTGAGGCTGAAGACAACCTCCTCAGGTTGACCGCAACAAACCTTGAAATTGGAGTTTCCACAGTTGTGGACTGTATTGTTGAAGAAGAAGGGAAAGCAACTGTAAACGCTAGTAAAGCAGTAAGGTTGTTTTCATCGCTAACGGGAGAGGAGTTAACTTTAGAGAGGGAAGAGGGTAAAGTAGTGGTAAAATCGGTGAACTCAAGGTTTTCATTGGCTTCACTTCCTCCTGAAGAGTTTCCAGAAGTTGAGGTTCCTGAGGACTTCTCTGTTAAACTTCCCTCTGATGAGATAGATAAAGCCCTTAAAAAAGTTTCTTATGCGGCCGGTAAAGATGAGGCCAAGTACATCCTTACCGGGGTTCTCCTTCGCTCCTTCGGAGACCGCTTTCACGCAGTAGCCACTGACGGCCACAGATTGGCTCTCTATGAGGTTTTTGTTGAGTCTGAGGAGTGGAGTGCCATAATACCGAAAAAATCCCTCAGCGAGCTTAAGAGACTCCTCAGAGAGGGCAATGAGGTTGAGATTGTAGAAAAGCACAATAAGATCTACTTTAGAAGCGGTGATACTGTTATGTGGAGCTCCCTCATAGAGGGAGAGTATCCGGACTACACAAAAGTGATACCTGAGGGAAACAGTAAAGTCTTTACCGTAGATAGAGGAGAGTTCCTCTCGGCCCTTAAGGAGGTCTCTGTAATATTTGATAGGGAAGAGGTTAGGGCTGTTATCTTTGACTTAACGGAGAACTCTTTAAGGTTGACTGCAAAGAGCTTAGAGGGAGAAACCAGCGAGGAGGCCGAGGTTGTAATTCCTGTTGAGTACTCTGGAGAGCCCTTTAGGATAGGCTTTAACATAGCTCACATGATTGAATCTATAGGCTCCTTTGATGGAGATAGCATAACTGTTCATATGGAGGAACCCGTATCTCCGGTTCTAGTTACTTCTCAGGAAGAGCCACAGCTAAAGAACGTAATTATGCCTATGAAGGTGTAA
- the dnaA gene encoding chromosomal replication initiator protein DnaA has protein sequence MDKNWEALVKGLKKRVKPTTYKVVFKSLKLVSVDEEKITLQVKDRTVKDLILKLHLKTLEEIVKEVFGKELKVEIVSREETEKPKQLELGLFESRGREEEIQSNLNPKYTFDNFIVGASNQFAHAAARAVAENPGKAYNPLFIYGGVGLGKTHLMQAIGNYIKSKDPRKRILYTTTETFMNQLIEALKGDRISSFREKYRNIDVLLIDDIQFIGGKERTQIEFFHTFNALYDAGKQVVLTSDRPPKDIPTLTERLRSRFEWGLIADIQPPDFETRVAILKRKAEVENIEVSDKVIKLLATIIKSNIRQLEGALIKLKAKATLEGRPITEKLVRELFSEEKPEEKRKEKIREISIKIIKETVSSELGVEVELLDSPTRKKRVAFARQVAMYLAKKIGGYPYTQIAVSFNRDDHTTVMHAVRKIEEMIEEDEKVSSLLEKLELKVREAVERSSKVIHTGVDNYVDNHVDN, from the coding sequence GTGGATAAAAACTGGGAAGCTCTTGTTAAAGGCTTAAAAAAGAGGGTTAAACCGACTACCTATAAAGTAGTCTTTAAGTCCCTTAAACTGGTCTCAGTTGATGAGGAAAAAATAACCCTTCAGGTAAAGGACAGGACAGTTAAAGACCTGATCTTAAAACTCCACTTAAAGACCTTAGAGGAAATTGTAAAGGAAGTATTTGGAAAGGAACTTAAGGTAGAAATAGTCTCTAGAGAGGAAACTGAAAAACCTAAACAGCTTGAACTGGGCCTCTTTGAATCAAGAGGGAGAGAGGAAGAAATTCAGTCAAACCTTAATCCTAAGTACACCTTTGATAACTTCATAGTTGGGGCGAGCAACCAGTTTGCCCACGCTGCAGCAAGGGCGGTAGCCGAAAATCCGGGAAAGGCATACAACCCCCTGTTTATCTACGGAGGAGTAGGGCTGGGGAAAACTCACCTCATGCAGGCCATAGGAAACTACATAAAGAGTAAGGACCCTAGAAAGAGGATACTCTACACAACTACAGAGACGTTCATGAACCAGTTAATTGAGGCACTCAAAGGAGACAGGATATCTTCATTTAGGGAAAAGTACAGGAACATAGATGTCCTCCTGATTGATGATATCCAGTTTATAGGGGGAAAGGAGAGAACCCAAATAGAGTTCTTCCACACGTTCAACGCTCTCTACGATGCGGGAAAACAGGTCGTTCTAACGAGCGACAGGCCTCCAAAAGACATTCCTACACTTACTGAAAGGTTGAGGAGTAGGTTTGAGTGGGGTTTAATAGCAGACATTCAGCCTCCAGATTTTGAAACCAGAGTGGCAATTCTGAAGAGGAAGGCTGAGGTAGAGAACATTGAGGTCAGTGATAAAGTAATAAAACTCCTTGCCACGATAATTAAGTCAAACATAAGGCAGCTTGAGGGAGCCCTCATAAAACTGAAGGCAAAGGCCACACTTGAGGGAAGGCCCATAACGGAAAAACTGGTTAGGGAACTCTTCTCTGAAGAGAAACCTGAAGAAAAGAGGAAAGAGAAGATCAGGGAAATATCAATAAAGATTATAAAGGAGACAGTAAGCAGCGAGCTTGGTGTAGAAGTGGAGCTCCTTGACAGTCCGACCAGGAAAAAGAGAGTAGCTTTTGCAAGACAGGTAGCCATGTACCTTGCAAAGAAGATAGGCGGTTACCCCTATACTCAAATAGCCGTCTCCTTTAATAGGGACGACCACACAACAGTCATGCACGCTGTAAGGAAAATTGAAGAAATGATAGAGGAGGACGAAAAGGTTTCCTCCCTTCTAGAAAAACTTGAACTTAAAGTGAGGGAAGCTGTTGAGCGTTCCTCTAAAGTTATCCACACCGGTGTGGATAACTATGTGGATAACCATGTGGATAATTAA
- the dnaB gene encoding replicative DNA helicase, with amino-acid sequence MKLFDLEAEYSVLGSMIVQPSFVFRGVELLKPEEFFKQEHRVLFRFIRDLVAEGYTESQLNEISFLDELEKRNLIDKVGGEEHVSLLVEYALENYEKFESACKIVKDKALLRQIVEIGKFINEKVEETPDPDLLLDSLEKQIFSLSEERITNTLVHVGEVIPEIIKKIEETAKREEAITGLPSGFYEIDRMTSGLQPSDLIILAARPSMGKTAFSLSIAYNVGLKEGKTVAFFSLEMSKEQLITRLIAQDSGIPLHKIRDGYLRPDELKRVVEAASRIEQASIYIDDTPGISILEMRAKARRLKSEKGLDLIIVDYLQLMRGIRRTESRQQEVSEISRSLKALAKELNVPVIALSQLSRQVEHRADKRPQLSDLRESGSIEQDADIVMFIHRPEVYKKNPEPEEEGIAEIIIAKQRNGPTGTVKLAFIKELTRFENVEETESSEVQSEKEERELPTPQPEEEEAFTFDDEEDYNFDF; translated from the coding sequence TTGAAGCTCTTTGACCTTGAAGCTGAATACTCCGTACTCGGAAGTATGATAGTTCAACCCTCATTCGTATTTAGGGGAGTTGAGTTACTTAAACCTGAGGAGTTCTTTAAACAGGAGCACAGAGTACTCTTTCGCTTCATAAGGGACCTTGTAGCCGAAGGGTATACAGAATCTCAGCTAAACGAAATCTCATTCCTTGACGAGCTTGAAAAGAGGAACCTAATTGATAAAGTGGGAGGAGAAGAACACGTCTCGCTCCTCGTTGAGTACGCCCTTGAAAACTACGAGAAGTTTGAGTCTGCCTGCAAAATCGTAAAGGACAAAGCCCTCCTGAGACAAATTGTTGAAATAGGAAAGTTCATAAACGAGAAGGTAGAGGAAACTCCAGACCCCGACCTCCTCCTTGACAGCCTTGAAAAGCAGATATTTTCCCTTTCAGAGGAGAGGATAACAAACACTCTCGTTCACGTTGGCGAAGTTATTCCAGAGATAATCAAAAAAATAGAGGAGACTGCAAAGAGGGAAGAGGCAATAACGGGCCTACCGTCTGGATTTTACGAAATAGACAGGATGACCTCCGGCCTTCAACCCTCAGACTTAATAATCCTTGCAGCAAGGCCTTCAATGGGTAAAACCGCCTTCTCCCTCTCAATAGCATACAACGTAGGCTTAAAGGAGGGAAAAACTGTTGCCTTCTTCTCCCTTGAAATGTCAAAGGAGCAGCTGATAACCAGGCTAATAGCCCAGGACTCAGGAATTCCCCTCCACAAAATTAGGGACGGTTACTTAAGGCCCGATGAGCTTAAGAGGGTAGTTGAAGCGGCAAGCAGAATAGAGCAGGCCTCTATCTACATTGACGATACCCCAGGCATCTCAATCCTTGAAATGAGGGCAAAGGCAAGGAGGTTAAAGTCGGAAAAGGGGCTTGACTTAATCATAGTAGACTACCTACAGCTTATGAGGGGAATTAGGAGGACTGAGAGCAGGCAGCAGGAAGTCTCCGAAATTTCCCGCTCCTTAAAGGCCTTAGCAAAAGAGCTTAACGTTCCAGTAATAGCCCTCTCTCAGCTTTCAAGGCAGGTTGAACACAGGGCAGACAAAAGGCCTCAACTCTCAGACCTTAGAGAAAGCGGAAGCATAGAGCAAGATGCAGACATTGTTATGTTCATCCACAGACCTGAGGTTTATAAGAAGAACCCTGAACCGGAAGAGGAGGGAATAGCCGAAATCATAATAGCAAAACAGAGAAACGGCCCTACCGGAACGGTTAAGTTGGCCTTTATAAAGGAGCTAACGAGGTTTGAAAACGTTGAAGAGACAGAAAGTTCTGAAGTTCAATCGGAAAAGGAGGAAAGGGAGCTCCCAACCCCACAGCCTGAGGAAGAGGAGGCTTTTACATTTGACGACGAAGAGGACTACAACTTTGACTTCTAG
- the pgsA gene encoding CDP-diacylglycerol--glycerol-3-phosphate 3-phosphatidyltransferase, which produces MGKVKNVPNILTLLRVFLLPFIVVAILWGYYTVALILFLISSLTDFLDGYIARKYGLVTSLGMLLDPVADKLLTSSTLISLTYVKLCDPFSVIAIVGREEAVTGIRAIAASRGIVIPASTGGKIKTVLIMLSISLILLGVKPWGEFFLVASAFVAVYTGILYFFKFYTGLKEQ; this is translated from the coding sequence ATGGGAAAGGTCAAAAACGTTCCAAACATTCTAACTCTCTTAAGGGTTTTTCTGCTTCCCTTTATAGTTGTTGCTATACTCTGGGGCTACTACACTGTAGCCCTTATCCTCTTCTTAATATCCTCCCTTACGGATTTCCTTGACGGTTATATAGCCAGGAAGTACGGTTTAGTGACGAGCCTTGGAATGCTTCTTGATCCAGTGGCAGATAAACTTCTAACCTCCTCAACTCTAATTTCACTGACCTATGTTAAGCTCTGTGACCCTTTCTCCGTTATCGCTATAGTCGGAAGAGAAGAGGCTGTAACAGGTATAAGGGCAATTGCTGCAAGCAGAGGAATTGTTATACCGGCTTCTACCGGAGGAAAAATTAAGACAGTTTTAATAATGCTTTCAATTTCACTTATACTCCTCGGGGTTAAGCCCTGGGGGGAGTTTTTCCTCGTAGCTTCAGCTTTTGTTGCCGTTTATACAGGAATCTTATACTTCTTTAAATTCTATACAGGACTGAAGGAGCAGTAG
- a CDS encoding glycosyltransferase family 4 protein yields MKILHVDTEKGWRGGEQQLLYLIRGLREKGIKCAVACRVKGELEERCKAEGFKVIPLKGNQTSDVLRLGIVGREFDIVHAHSAKAHTISALSKGIHKRPLIYTRRVDYKPKDNFITSFKYRKTDKVVAISFAVKGILKECYPWLEPEVIPSVVDSEEIERRVNPERVREIKGEFKGEPLIGTLAALTHQKDIPNFIEAASIVLKELPKAKFVVFGEGKLRKELQRLIEVKGLKGRFKLFGFVEDVPNYTKALDIFVLPSRNEGLGSSILIAMALKVPVIATKVGGTVEVVKDGETGILVPPSNPRALAEAILGVSKRKDLREELTKKAYALVKERFSVESMVNSYLKVYGEVLK; encoded by the coding sequence ATGAAAATTCTACACGTTGACACAGAGAAGGGATGGAGAGGAGGAGAACAGCAGCTCCTCTACTTGATTAGAGGACTTAGGGAAAAGGGTATAAAGTGTGCCGTTGCATGTAGGGTAAAGGGTGAGCTTGAGGAAAGGTGTAAGGCGGAAGGCTTTAAGGTAATCCCACTAAAGGGAAATCAAACATCGGACGTACTGAGGTTAGGTATAGTAGGGAGAGAATTTGACATAGTTCACGCCCACTCTGCAAAAGCCCACACAATTTCTGCCCTCTCTAAAGGAATTCACAAAAGGCCCTTAATCTACACCCGGAGAGTTGACTATAAACCGAAGGATAACTTTATAACTTCCTTTAAGTACAGGAAAACAGATAAGGTAGTTGCCATATCCTTTGCAGTTAAAGGAATTTTAAAGGAGTGTTATCCTTGGCTTGAGCCTGAAGTTATACCCTCAGTCGTTGACTCAGAAGAGATAGAGAGGAGAGTAAATCCTGAGAGGGTTAGAGAGATAAAAGGTGAATTCAAGGGAGAGCCCTTAATTGGAACCTTAGCAGCTTTAACTCATCAGAAGGACATTCCAAACTTTATAGAGGCTGCATCTATAGTTTTAAAGGAGCTCCCAAAGGCCAAGTTCGTCGTATTTGGAGAGGGGAAGTTAAGAAAGGAGCTCCAGAGGTTAATAGAGGTTAAAGGCCTTAAAGGAAGGTTTAAACTATTTGGATTTGTAGAGGATGTTCCAAACTACACAAAGGCCCTTGATATATTTGTGCTACCCTCAAGGAACGAGGGGTTGGGGAGTTCCATACTGATAGCAATGGCATTAAAAGTTCCGGTTATTGCAACTAAAGTAGGCGGAACTGTTGAGGTTGTTAAAGATGGGGAAACTGGAATTTTAGTTCCCCCCTCAAACCCTAGAGCCCTTGCAGAAGCTATTTTAGGAGTCTCTAAGAGGAAAGACTTAAGAGAAGAGCTAACCAAAAAAGCTTACGCTCTTGTGAAAGAGAGGTTTAGCGTTGAGTCAATGGTAAACTCTTACCTGAAGGTTTATGGGGAGGTCTTAAAGTAG
- the plsY gene encoding glycerol-3-phosphate 1-O-acyltransferase PlsY yields MEPFALFLVFILSFLFGSIPFGYLIGKIKGIDVREHGSGNIGATNVSRILGKKYGLLVLFLDSLKGALAVLISKLLGLPVEYQVLAGISAIAGHCFSPWLGFKGGKGVATALGAFLLISPLTTLVSFFIFFTVLILTRYVSLSSITAALSYPLLYKFFEKPSPLSFIFVTLGALLIVLKHHSNIGRLLKGQEKKFF; encoded by the coding sequence ATGGAGCCTTTTGCCCTTTTTCTCGTCTTTATCCTTTCTTTCCTCTTCGGTTCTATTCCCTTTGGCTATCTGATAGGTAAGATAAAGGGGATTGACGTTAGAGAACATGGAAGCGGTAATATAGGAGCTACGAACGTTTCAAGGATCCTAGGAAAGAAGTACGGTTTGCTCGTCCTCTTCCTTGATTCCCTAAAGGGAGCTCTGGCCGTTTTAATAAGTAAGTTATTAGGGTTGCCGGTTGAGTATCAGGTCCTTGCCGGGATTTCAGCAATTGCAGGCCACTGCTTCTCTCCGTGGCTTGGCTTTAAGGGAGGGAAGGGAGTTGCAACTGCCCTTGGTGCCTTTTTGTTAATTTCTCCGCTAACAACTCTGGTCTCATTTTTCATATTTTTCACAGTTTTAATCTTAACCCGTTACGTCTCCCTCTCTTCAATAACTGCTGCCCTTTCTTATCCCCTTTTATATAAGTTCTTTGAAAAACCTTCTCCTCTTTCTTTTATATTTGTTACATTAGGGGCCCTTTTGATAGTCCTTAAACACCACTCAAACATCGGGAGGCTCTTAAAAGGTCAGGAGAAGAAGTTTTTCTAG
- the trpE gene encoding anthranilate synthase component I, with the protein MVSLEKAKELDKEGFNLIPLFKTLFADTETPLSAFIKLRELGANMLLESVEGGEKWGRFSIIGLGRLVSVKSKERFVEVNRLGRVEVKEFKENPLEVLREVFNEFKPYRLPELPKVWGGFFGYLAYDAVKFFEPRVNVNPNKEDSYLYDMFFSLPEALVVFDNVKNTINVITFVLTRKGELENEYRRGIEKLQSIERALREGKLNVETPPVKSSSHWKVNFSDKEFMEAVEKAKEYIKAGDIIQVVLSRRFEKPFYAEPLTLYRAIRHVNPSPYMYYLDYGDFQIVGASPEVLVRVENGKIETRPIAGTRRRGRTPEEDLALEKELLADEKERAEHIMLVDLARNDVGRVAKVGTVKVNELMVIERYSHVMHIVSNVMGELREDKDAFDVLKACFPAGTVSGAPKVRAMEIIDEMEPSERGVYAGAVGYFSFDGNMDTAIAIRTAIVRRNKVYVQAGAGIVADSLPELEAKETLNKARALFKAVELAERGLS; encoded by the coding sequence ATGGTAAGCCTTGAAAAGGCAAAAGAGCTTGACAAAGAAGGTTTTAACTTAATTCCCCTATTTAAAACCCTCTTTGCAGACACAGAAACTCCCCTTTCGGCCTTTATAAAGCTGAGGGAACTTGGGGCAAACATGCTCTTAGAGAGTGTTGAAGGGGGAGAGAAGTGGGGAAGGTTCTCAATAATAGGACTAGGAAGGCTCGTCAGCGTAAAGTCTAAAGAGAGGTTTGTTGAAGTAAATAGGCTTGGAAGGGTTGAAGTAAAGGAGTTCAAGGAAAATCCCCTTGAGGTTCTAAGGGAAGTTTTTAACGAATTTAAACCTTACCGCCTTCCTGAACTTCCAAAGGTTTGGGGAGGTTTTTTCGGATATTTAGCCTACGATGCAGTTAAGTTCTTTGAGCCAAGGGTTAACGTTAACCCAAACAAAGAGGATTCCTACCTGTACGATATGTTCTTCTCACTTCCTGAAGCCCTCGTTGTATTTGATAACGTTAAAAATACAATTAACGTAATAACCTTCGTTCTGACCAGAAAGGGCGAACTTGAGAACGAGTACAGAAGGGGCATTGAGAAGCTCCAATCAATAGAAAGGGCTCTAAGGGAAGGAAAGTTAAACGTTGAAACTCCTCCTGTAAAGAGCTCCTCCCACTGGAAAGTTAACTTCTCAGACAAGGAGTTTATGGAAGCAGTTGAGAAGGCAAAGGAGTACATAAAGGCTGGAGATATTATTCAGGTTGTTCTCTCCAGACGCTTTGAAAAACCCTTCTACGCAGAGCCCCTAACCTTATACAGGGCAATAAGGCATGTTAACCCCTCACCTTACATGTACTACCTTGACTACGGAGACTTCCAGATAGTAGGAGCTTCACCTGAAGTCTTGGTTAGAGTTGAAAACGGCAAGATTGAGACGAGGCCTATAGCCGGAACGAGGAGGAGGGGAAGGACTCCCGAGGAAGACCTTGCCCTTGAAAAAGAGCTCTTAGCCGACGAAAAGGAGAGGGCGGAACACATAATGCTCGTTGACCTTGCAAGGAACGACGTGGGAAGGGTTGCGAAAGTAGGAACTGTAAAAGTAAACGAACTTATGGTTATAGAGCGCTACTCCCACGTAATGCACATAGTCTCAAACGTAATGGGAGAGCTCCGTGAGGATAAGGACGCCTTTGACGTACTTAAGGCCTGCTTCCCTGCTGGAACGGTTTCCGGAGCTCCAAAGGTAAGGGCGATGGAGATAATTGACGAGATGGAGCCATCTGAAAGGGGAGTTTACGCCGGAGCTGTAGGGTACTTCTCCTTTGACGGGAACATGGATACGGCAATAGCCATAAGAACGGCAATCGTTAGGAGGAACAAGGTTTACGTTCAGGCTGGAGCAGGAATTGTTGCAGATTCTCTTCCCGAGCTTGAGGCAAAAGAGACGCTAAATAAGGCTAGAGCTCTATTTAAAGCAGTTGAACTGGCTGAGAGGGGGCTAAGTTGA
- a CDS encoding DUF3108 domain-containing protein, whose product MLIGKLLKKVIAFTVLVTLCLSTKGYPETFEPVYRVSKKPSSYDFDGEELKFRLYWTIFHVADSVSKVKRIDGGKLKFWGRASTAGVASWFRKISDEGYSVWSEELSTPLKTYLYQHEGDYQRIKVYTYDLKRRIVKYEKINPKKKKVQIKYVKIPTVPFEDIVSAVYYFRRYGIFKVGEETVFPLFAGGKFQNVRFKVVKREKIDTLFGKLEAYRVIPSNNLSPEGAFKRKGKVVFWFTADERHIPVKAVAEVAIGSVSAVLVSAKGRGFDLRKECEERKKKALIEKVLTGEFGGE is encoded by the coding sequence ATGCTTATAGGGAAGCTATTAAAGAAGGTTATCGCTTTTACAGTTTTGGTGACGCTATGTTTATCTACTAAGGGTTACCCTGAAACTTTTGAGCCTGTTTATAGGGTTTCAAAGAAGCCCTCAAGCTATGACTTTGACGGTGAGGAGCTAAAGTTTAGGCTGTACTGGACTATTTTCCACGTTGCAGACAGCGTTTCAAAGGTTAAGAGGATTGACGGTGGAAAGTTAAAGTTTTGGGGAAGGGCTTCAACTGCAGGAGTGGCCTCGTGGTTTAGGAAGATTTCAGATGAAGGTTACTCAGTTTGGAGTGAAGAGTTAAGTACTCCCTTAAAGACTTATCTTTACCAGCACGAAGGGGATTACCAAAGGATAAAGGTGTACACCTACGACCTTAAAAGGAGAATTGTTAAGTACGAAAAGATCAACCCTAAAAAGAAGAAAGTTCAGATAAAGTACGTAAAGATTCCTACGGTTCCTTTTGAGGATATAGTCAGCGCCGTTTACTACTTTAGGCGCTACGGCATTTTTAAAGTTGGTGAGGAAACTGTTTTTCCCCTCTTTGCAGGTGGAAAGTTTCAGAACGTTAGATTTAAAGTTGTTAAGAGGGAAAAAATTGATACCCTCTTTGGAAAATTAGAAGCTTACAGGGTTATTCCTTCCAATAACCTCTCTCCTGAAGGGGCTTTTAAGAGGAAGGGAAAGGTTGTTTTCTGGTTTACTGCAGATGAGAGGCACATTCCTGTAAAGGCAGTTGCTGAGGTTGCAATTGGTAGCGTTAGTGCGGTTTTAGTTAGTGCAAAGGGAAGAGGGTTTGATTTAAGGAAAGAGTGTGAAGAGAGGAAGAAGAAGGCCTTAATTGAGAAGGTTTTAACCGGTGAGTTTGGAGGAGAGTAA
- the queA gene encoding tRNA preQ1(34) S-adenosylmethionine ribosyltransferase-isomerase QueA, producing MKVSEFDYTLPKELIAKFPAEPRDSSRLMVLNRRTGEIEHRIFRDIKGYLKEGDVLVLNNTKVIPARLYGELPTGGKVEILLIRQVEPSVWEVMSKPARKLRPGRKVIFSPELTAEVVGYLGEGRRLLRFSYPESMDFMEILSRIGHVPLPPYVEREERPEDREKYQTVFAKEEGSVAAPTAGLHFTPELLKELEERGVIIKTVTLHVGPGTFKPVKVERVEEHKMDYETYTVPEETAEEINRAKEEGRRVIAVGTTVVRTLESVASEGGTVKSGEGITNLFIYPGYRFKVIDALITNFHLPRSTLLMLVCAFAGKEKVLNAYREAIKEGYRFYSFGDAMFIY from the coding sequence ATGAAAGTTAGTGAGTTTGACTACACTCTACCTAAGGAGCTCATAGCAAAGTTCCCGGCTGAACCAAGGGATAGCTCAAGGTTGATGGTCTTAAACAGGAGGACCGGGGAAATTGAGCACAGGATCTTTAGGGATATAAAGGGGTACCTGAAGGAAGGAGACGTTCTCGTTTTGAACAACACTAAAGTTATACCAGCTAGGCTCTACGGGGAGCTCCCAACGGGCGGGAAAGTAGAGATCCTCCTCATTAGGCAAGTTGAGCCTTCAGTTTGGGAGGTTATGTCCAAGCCTGCAAGGAAGTTAAGACCCGGAAGGAAAGTAATTTTCTCCCCTGAGCTAACTGCAGAGGTTGTTGGTTACTTAGGCGAAGGGAGGAGGCTTTTAAGGTTCTCCTATCCGGAGAGTATGGACTTTATGGAAATTCTTTCCCGTATTGGTCATGTTCCCCTTCCTCCTTACGTTGAGAGGGAGGAGAGGCCTGAGGATAGGGAAAAGTACCAGACTGTATTTGCGAAGGAGGAGGGTTCAGTAGCAGCTCCAACTGCAGGATTGCACTTTACCCCGGAACTTCTAAAAGAACTTGAGGAGAGGGGAGTTATAATAAAAACCGTTACTCTCCACGTAGGTCCTGGAACCTTTAAGCCGGTTAAAGTTGAAAGGGTAGAAGAGCATAAGATGGACTATGAGACCTATACAGTTCCTGAAGAGACGGCAGAGGAAATTAACAGGGCCAAAGAGGAGGGGAGGAGAGTTATAGCGGTTGGAACTACTGTAGTTAGAACCCTTGAGAGCGTGGCAAGTGAAGGGGGAACTGTTAAAAGCGGTGAAGGGATTACAAATTTGTTCATTTATCCCGGATATAGGTTTAAGGTTATTGACGCCCTTATAACCAACTTTCACTTGCCCCGTTCAACGTTGCTGATGCTCGTCTGTGCATTTGCCGGAAAGGAGAAGGTGCTGAATGCTTATAGGGAAGCTATTAAAGAAGGTTATCGCTTTTACAGTTTTGGTGACGCTATGTTTATCTACTAA
- a CDS encoding polyprenyl synthetase family protein yields the protein MELKKYLKERKELIDREILKYLPPEPPYGKKLYQAVKYSLTVGGKRLRPILCLAGCEVVGGKVEDAITPACAIEMIHTYSLVHDDLPEMDDDTLRRGHPTTWVKFGQATAVLAGDALLNRAFEVLADWNFDCERKIKVISELGRASGMLGMVLGQQCDLDAEGRDDVSLEELLFIHRHKTGRLITASVVVGGITGGGSEEEIGALRNYGDSIGLAFQIVDDVLDVVGDQEMIGKNVGSDVEKGKTTFVKFFGVDGAKKRAREEVERAVEFLKVFPKDKREPLEGIARFIVEREY from the coding sequence TTGGAGCTTAAAAAGTATTTAAAGGAGAGGAAGGAGTTAATAGATAGGGAGATACTAAAGTACTTACCTCCTGAACCTCCTTACGGGAAAAAGCTTTATCAGGCTGTAAAGTACTCCTTAACCGTTGGAGGAAAGAGGCTAAGGCCAATTCTTTGTTTGGCTGGATGTGAAGTTGTTGGAGGGAAGGTTGAAGATGCTATAACTCCAGCCTGTGCCATAGAGATGATTCACACCTACTCACTGGTTCACGATGACCTGCCGGAGATGGACGACGATACTCTCAGAAGGGGACATCCAACAACTTGGGTTAAGTTCGGTCAAGCTACGGCCGTCCTTGCAGGTGATGCTCTCTTGAATAGGGCTTTTGAAGTTCTTGCAGATTGGAACTTTGACTGTGAAAGGAAGATTAAGGTTATCTCTGAATTAGGAAGGGCCTCTGGAATGCTTGGAATGGTTCTCGGTCAACAGTGTGACCTTGACGCTGAAGGTAGGGATGACGTTTCTCTGGAGGAGCTCCTCTTTATCCACAGACATAAGACGGGAAGGTTAATAACTGCTTCTGTCGTTGTTGGCGGAATAACGGGAGGGGGGAGTGAAGAGGAGATTGGGGCACTTAGGAACTATGGGGATTCAATCGGTCTAGCCTTTCAGATAGTAGATGACGTTTTAGACGTAGTCGGCGATCAGGAAATGATTGGAAAGAACGTCGGTTCTGATGTTGAAAAGGGTAAAACAACTTTCGTTAAGTTCTTTGGAGTTGACGGGGCTAAGAAGAGGGCTAGGGAGGAGGTTGAAAGGGCAGTTGAGTTCCTGAAGGTCTTTCCGAAGGATAAAAGGGAGCCTCTAGAAGGAATAGCCCGTTTCATAGTTGAGAGGGAGTACTAG